Proteins encoded by one window of Gordonia jinghuaiqii:
- a CDS encoding molybdopterin-dependent oxidoreductase, with protein sequence MTRTAPRICPLCEATCGLTLTIDRDPAGGGEVVTGARGDADDVFSHGYICPKGASLAQLDNDPDRLEHPLVRRDGEFVEAGWDEALALVVDKLGGVIAEHGGESVGFYLGNPSAHTIAGTLYAPILARTIGTRNVFSASTLDQMPKQAAMGHLVGHAGTFAVPDLDRTDHLVIIGANPVVSNGSMTTAADFPGKLAELRRRGGRLTVIDPARTRTARLADTHLAPRPGTDAALLCAIVQCLFDEDLIAGDLGGIGRHVLGLDELRREIEDLSPERVASYCDVPAAEIRALARDIAGAPSAAVYGRMGTTTVEFGTLGSWLIDVVNIVTGNFDRPGGVMFPMAPTAQAPRPARAGRGFRTGRWRSRVSGHPEVAGELPAVAMAEEFETPGQGRLRALVTVAGNPVLSAPNGGRLARALDAADLVVCIDPYLNETTRHADIILPPPRPSQSPHFDAVLNNLAVRATARYSPAVLPLPEGRPDEIDIVARLILGLSGAGVDADPGLVDEQVIAAALAKEVTDPHSPVAGRDAGTLHAMLPDAPGHRRRLDMMLRLGPYGDAFGARDGLTFEKVLAAPHGIDLGPMQPRLPGVLRTESGRVELAPGPLIGDLARLRAAVDAEPGPARLLLVGRRHLRSNNSWMHNLPALTGGTNRCTLHLHPDDADRLGIEDVAKVRGAGGSLTVPVEITTDIRPGVASLPHGWGHDPDGTRLRVATAEPGVNVNELNDGTMLDPLSGTVVLNGLPVEISPA encoded by the coding sequence ATGACCCGCACGGCACCGCGAATCTGTCCGCTCTGCGAGGCGACCTGCGGGCTCACCCTCACCATCGACCGCGACCCCGCCGGCGGTGGGGAAGTCGTCACGGGTGCGCGCGGCGACGCCGACGACGTGTTCAGCCACGGCTACATCTGCCCCAAGGGCGCGAGTCTCGCCCAGCTCGACAACGATCCGGACCGGCTGGAGCACCCGCTCGTCCGCCGTGACGGTGAATTCGTGGAGGCCGGGTGGGATGAGGCACTGGCGCTCGTCGTCGACAAGCTGGGCGGGGTGATCGCCGAGCACGGCGGGGAGTCGGTGGGTTTCTACCTCGGCAACCCGTCGGCACACACCATCGCGGGGACCCTCTACGCCCCGATTCTGGCGCGCACCATCGGAACCCGCAACGTCTTCAGTGCGAGCACCCTCGACCAGATGCCCAAGCAGGCGGCGATGGGTCACCTCGTCGGGCATGCCGGTACGTTCGCGGTGCCCGATCTCGACCGCACCGACCACCTCGTCATCATCGGCGCCAATCCCGTTGTCTCCAACGGGAGTATGACCACGGCCGCCGACTTTCCCGGCAAGCTCGCGGAGTTGCGGCGCCGAGGCGGCAGACTCACCGTCATCGATCCCGCGCGCACCCGGACCGCCAGACTCGCCGACACCCACCTCGCCCCGCGCCCGGGGACCGATGCGGCGTTGCTGTGCGCGATCGTGCAGTGCCTCTTCGACGAGGACCTCATCGCCGGGGATCTCGGCGGCATCGGCCGCCACGTTCTCGGCCTCGACGAATTGCGCAGGGAGATCGAGGATCTCAGTCCAGAACGAGTGGCGTCGTACTGCGACGTACCCGCCGCCGAGATCAGGGCACTCGCGCGGGACATCGCGGGAGCGCCGAGCGCCGCTGTCTACGGTCGGATGGGTACCACCACAGTCGAATTCGGCACCCTGGGCAGCTGGCTGATCGATGTCGTGAACATCGTGACCGGTAACTTCGACCGTCCGGGCGGGGTGATGTTCCCGATGGCCCCGACCGCGCAGGCTCCTCGTCCGGCGCGCGCGGGTCGCGGTTTCCGGACCGGGCGGTGGCGCAGTCGCGTGTCCGGCCACCCGGAAGTGGCCGGGGAGCTGCCGGCCGTCGCGATGGCCGAGGAGTTCGAGACCCCCGGGCAGGGACGGTTGCGTGCACTCGTGACGGTGGCAGGCAACCCGGTGCTGTCCGCGCCGAACGGCGGCCGCCTGGCCCGCGCGCTCGACGCGGCGGACCTCGTGGTCTGCATCGACCCCTATCTGAACGAGACCACGCGCCACGCCGACATCATCCTGCCGCCGCCCCGTCCGTCGCAGAGCCCACACTTCGATGCGGTGCTCAACAACCTCGCGGTGCGCGCCACCGCACGTTATTCGCCGGCCGTGCTGCCGCTGCCGGAGGGGCGCCCCGACGAGATCGACATCGTCGCGCGGTTGATCCTCGGACTCTCCGGCGCGGGCGTCGACGCCGATCCCGGTCTCGTCGACGAACAGGTCATCGCGGCGGCGCTGGCGAAAGAGGTGACCGATCCGCATTCGCCGGTGGCCGGTCGCGACGCCGGGACGCTGCACGCGATGCTGCCCGACGCGCCGGGCCATCGGCGCCGCCTGGACATGATGCTGCGACTCGGGCCCTACGGAGATGCCTTCGGCGCCCGCGACGGTCTCACCTTCGAGAAGGTCCTGGCCGCGCCGCACGGCATCGATCTGGGACCCATGCAGCCCCGGCTACCCGGTGTGCTGCGCACGGAGTCGGGCAGGGTCGAGCTCGCCCCCGGCCCGCTCATCGGTGACCTGGCCCGCCTGCGGGCGGCCGTCGACGCCGAGCCGGGTCCGGCGCGGCTGCTTCTGGTCGGGCGCCGTCACCTGCGCTCCAACAACAGCTGGATGCACAACCTCCCGGCGCTGACCGGAGGAACCAACCGCTGCACGCTCCACCTCCACCCCGACGATGCCGACCGCCTCGGGATCGAGGACGTCGCGAAGGTCCGCGGCGCGGGCGGGTCGCTCACCGTGCCCGTCGAGATCACCACCGACATCCGACCCGGCGTCGCGTCGTTGCCGCACGGCTGGGGGCACGACCCCGACGGCACCCGGCTCCGCGTCGCCACCGCCGAACCCGGGGTCAACGTCAACGAACTCAACGACGGCACGATGCTCGACCCGCTGTCGGGGACCGTCGTCCTCAACGGTCTGCCGGTGGAGATATCGCCTGCCTGA
- a CDS encoding acyl-CoA thioesterase — protein MTHVLNKDAGTTTADGYMVKVPVRWSDMDVYAHINHARMVTLLEEARIPWLFYDGRPTASLREGCLVTDLHVKYQAQLRHSEGPIEVTMYVQRVRAVDFTVGYEVRASGADPASKPAVVASTQLVAFDVDAQRIARLSPEQKEYLAEFRRPAADSVPKSPR, from the coding sequence ATGACGCACGTGCTGAACAAGGACGCCGGGACCACGACCGCCGACGGCTACATGGTGAAGGTACCGGTGCGCTGGTCGGACATGGATGTCTACGCGCACATCAACCACGCCCGGATGGTCACGTTGCTGGAAGAGGCACGCATCCCTTGGTTGTTCTACGACGGCCGGCCGACCGCGTCGCTCCGCGAGGGCTGCCTCGTCACGGACCTGCACGTGAAATATCAGGCACAGCTGCGTCATTCCGAGGGGCCGATCGAGGTCACCATGTACGTACAGCGCGTGCGCGCCGTCGACTTCACCGTCGGATACGAGGTGCGCGCGAGTGGTGCCGACCCGGCGTCGAAGCCTGCGGTCGTCGCGAGCACACAGCTCGTCGCCTTCGACGTCGACGCCCAGCGCATCGCGCGGCTCAGCCCGGAACAGAAGGAGTACCTCGCCGAGTTCCGCCGCCCGGCAGCCGATTCGGTGCCGAAGAGTCCCCGCTGA
- a CDS encoding glycoside hydrolase family 13 protein, giving the protein MTTVSDETPPDVVPAEPSDRGQPDGAHDEVPSPGSQGGAGTDHVVSTDDVSDEPLGVLADEPLDEDAIEADADAEADDIEESLEPTTETAADTEPGDRQPAAAVVSQLDPTDTSWWQSAVFYQIYPRSFSDLDGDGVGDLAGVIDKLGYLELLGVDAIWLSPIMTSPMADHGYDVADPRDVDPLFGDLAVFDDLVAEAHARDIRVTMDLVPNHTSDRHEWFRAALAAAPGSAERERYIFRDGRGDDGDEPPNNWHSIFGGPAWTRVTEADGTPGQWYLHIFAKEQPDLNWENPEVFADLEKTLRFWLDRGVDGFRIDVAHGMAKPAELPDMDLTDTKLLQNSDDDPRFNNYAVHEIHRKIRKVIDEYPGAANVGEIWVDDNERFAEYLRPDELHLGFNFRLAKAPFESGAIREAIENSLDAVLSVSGTPTWTLSNHDVAREVTRYAVTDPQTGVLDLERGTRRARAMLVVEMALPGTIFLYNGSELGLPNVDDLPDDALQDPVWERSGHTERGRDGCRVPLPWEGTEPPFGFSTSPDTWLPIPASWRALTVEAQLEDVGSMLSLYRAAIELRYTRREFAGDHLEWYGAPEGCLAFRRSEGHLVCALNAGDEPVPLPPGELLLVSSPLVEGMLAPDSAAWLV; this is encoded by the coding sequence ATGACCACGGTGAGCGATGAGACACCACCCGATGTTGTCCCCGCCGAACCATCTGACCGGGGTCAGCCCGACGGCGCGCACGACGAAGTACCGTCACCGGGTTCGCAGGGTGGCGCGGGTACCGACCATGTGGTGAGCACCGACGATGTCTCGGACGAGCCCCTCGGCGTCCTCGCCGACGAGCCCCTCGACGAGGACGCGATCGAAGCCGACGCCGATGCCGAAGCCGACGACATCGAGGAGTCGCTGGAGCCGACGACCGAGACCGCGGCCGACACCGAGCCCGGGGACCGGCAACCGGCGGCGGCCGTGGTGTCCCAACTCGATCCGACCGACACGAGCTGGTGGCAGTCGGCGGTGTTCTACCAGATCTACCCGCGGTCGTTCTCCGACCTCGACGGTGACGGCGTGGGTGACCTCGCCGGAGTCATCGACAAGCTGGGCTACCTCGAACTACTCGGCGTCGACGCCATCTGGCTCAGCCCGATCATGACCTCACCGATGGCAGACCACGGTTATGACGTCGCCGATCCACGCGACGTCGACCCACTCTTCGGCGATCTCGCCGTCTTCGACGATCTCGTCGCCGAGGCCCACGCGCGCGACATCCGCGTCACCATGGACCTCGTGCCCAACCACACCAGCGATCGGCACGAGTGGTTCCGGGCGGCGCTGGCCGCCGCGCCCGGCAGCGCCGAACGCGAGCGCTACATCTTCCGCGACGGCCGCGGCGACGACGGCGACGAGCCGCCGAACAACTGGCACAGCATCTTCGGCGGTCCGGCGTGGACCCGCGTCACCGAGGCCGACGGCACACCCGGCCAGTGGTACCTGCACATCTTCGCCAAGGAACAGCCCGACCTGAACTGGGAGAACCCCGAGGTCTTCGCCGACCTCGAGAAGACCCTGCGGTTCTGGCTCGACCGCGGTGTCGACGGCTTCCGCATCGACGTCGCGCACGGCATGGCCAAGCCCGCGGAGCTGCCGGACATGGACCTCACGGACACCAAGCTGCTGCAGAACTCCGACGACGACCCGCGCTTCAACAACTATGCGGTGCACGAGATCCACCGCAAGATCCGCAAGGTCATCGACGAGTACCCCGGCGCCGCGAACGTCGGCGAGATCTGGGTCGACGACAACGAACGTTTCGCCGAGTACCTGCGTCCCGACGAGCTCCATCTCGGCTTCAACTTCCGGCTCGCCAAGGCGCCCTTCGAATCCGGCGCGATCCGCGAGGCCATCGAGAACTCTCTCGACGCGGTGTTGTCGGTCTCGGGAACTCCCACGTGGACGCTGTCGAATCACGACGTCGCCCGCGAGGTGACCCGCTACGCCGTCACCGACCCGCAGACCGGCGTCCTCGATCTCGAGCGCGGTACCCGGCGGGCCCGCGCGATGCTCGTCGTCGAGATGGCGCTGCCCGGAACCATATTCCTCTACAACGGCTCCGAACTCGGTCTGCCGAATGTCGACGACCTTCCCGACGATGCCCTGCAGGATCCGGTCTGGGAACGTTCGGGTCACACCGAGCGTGGTCGCGACGGGTGCCGGGTACCCCTTCCGTGGGAGGGCACCGAGCCACCCTTCGGCTTCAGCACCTCACCGGACACGTGGCTTCCGATCCCCGCCTCGTGGCGGGCACTCACCGTCGAGGCCCAGCTCGAGGACGTCGGCTCGATGCTGTCGCTGTATCGGGCTGCCATCGAATTGCGGTACACCCGTAGAGAATTCGCGGGTGACCACCTCGAGTGGTACGGAGCCCCCGAGGGGTGCCTGGCCTTCCGCCGGTCCGAGGGACATCTGGTGTGTGCGCTGAACGCCGGCGACGAGCCGGTGCCGCTGCCGCCGGGCGAGCTGCTGCTGGTCAGCTCACCTCTGGTCGAGGGCATGCTCGCCCCCGACTCGGCGGCCTGGCTGGTCTGA
- a CDS encoding globin codes for MAKVTGEPGNIPPAAPAAEPTPARSFYDEVGGAETFRRLTEVFYIEVAKDQVLRPLYPEEDLGPAERRLRMFLEQYWGGPRTYSEERGHPRLRMRHNPFRVGPIERDAWLRCMHTAIAAIDDETLDAPHRKALTDYMEMAAQSMVNSPF; via the coding sequence ATGGCAAAGGTGACTGGCGAACCCGGCAACATCCCTCCTGCGGCCCCAGCGGCCGAACCGACCCCCGCGCGCAGCTTCTACGACGAGGTCGGTGGCGCCGAGACCTTCCGGCGGCTGACCGAGGTCTTCTACATCGAGGTTGCCAAGGACCAGGTGCTGCGTCCGCTGTATCCCGAGGAAGACCTCGGCCCGGCCGAGCGCCGGCTGCGCATGTTCCTCGAGCAGTACTGGGGCGGCCCGCGCACCTACTCCGAGGAGCGCGGCCATCCGCGATTGCGGATGCGCCACAACCCGTTCCGCGTCGGTCCGATCGAGCGTGACGCGTGGCTCCGCTGCATGCACACCGCCATCGCCGCGATCGACGACGAGACCCTCGACGCCCCACATCGCAAGGCGCTCACCGATTACATGGAGATGGCCGCCCAGTCGATGGTGAACTCGCCCTTCTGA
- a CDS encoding HNH endonuclease produces MVRAAPAESATTGARAWTRRRVLLLNATYEPLTAVTVRRAVVLVLAERADLVHADETGDAVHSSGTSVPVPTVIRLRTYVRVPYRAAVPMNRAALLHRDRFRCGYCGTRATTIDHIVPRSRGGTHDWQNCVACCASCNHRKADRLLSELGWALRTVPAEPRGRHWRLLATVKDIDPAWVRYIDAGAA; encoded by the coding sequence ATGGTGCGCGCCGCGCCCGCGGAGAGCGCCACCACGGGTGCGCGGGCGTGGACACGCCGGCGGGTCCTGCTGCTCAACGCCACCTACGAGCCACTCACCGCCGTCACCGTCCGGCGTGCCGTCGTCCTCGTCCTGGCCGAACGCGCCGATCTGGTCCACGCCGACGAGACAGGAGACGCGGTCCACTCGAGTGGTACCTCGGTGCCCGTCCCGACCGTGATCCGGCTGCGGACCTACGTCCGCGTGCCCTATCGCGCGGCGGTCCCGATGAACCGCGCCGCCCTTCTGCACCGCGACCGGTTTCGGTGCGGGTACTGCGGCACACGGGCGACGACGATCGACCACATCGTGCCGCGCAGCCGCGGCGGGACCCACGACTGGCAGAACTGTGTGGCGTGCTGTGCGTCGTGCAATCACCGCAAGGCCGACCGGCTGCTCAGCGAGTTGGGCTGGGCGCTCCGCACCGTCCCGGCCGAGCCGAGGGGCAGGCACTGGCGCCTGCTCGCGACGGTCAAGGACATCGACCCGGCCTGGGTTCGGTACATCGACGCGGGCGCGGCATGA
- a CDS encoding DUF5130 family protein — translation MASGEVSHANVSAEVAARSAAELPLGAVITNSGRISAARYPGDSPTTPPFSQRDLIALDDTLKAASEKALVRFSVYIGDLDGDPEAGARAILAKSPEPAYGTLIAVSPNTRDVVVVSGSKVSSRVNDRVAALGVTAAVTGFRQGNLIDGLIAALRVMATAAAGG, via the coding sequence GTGGCAAGTGGTGAGGTTTCGCACGCGAATGTGAGTGCAGAGGTCGCGGCCCGGTCGGCCGCCGAACTGCCGCTCGGAGCAGTGATCACCAACAGCGGTCGCATCTCCGCGGCCCGCTACCCGGGTGACTCACCGACGACTCCGCCGTTCAGTCAGCGCGATCTGATCGCACTCGACGACACTCTGAAGGCCGCCAGCGAGAAGGCGCTCGTGCGCTTCTCGGTCTACATCGGTGACCTCGACGGCGACCCCGAGGCCGGCGCCCGCGCGATCCTCGCGAAGTCGCCCGAACCGGCGTACGGCACGCTCATCGCCGTCTCGCCGAACACTCGGGACGTGGTCGTGGTGTCCGGCAGCAAGGTGTCGAGCCGCGTCAACGATCGCGTCGCCGCTCTCGGCGTCACCGCCGCGGTCACCGGTTTCCGGCAGGGAAACCTGATCGACGGTCTGATCGCCGCGCTGCGCGTCATGGCGACCGCTGCCGCAGGCGGCTAG
- a CDS encoding cation:dicarboxylate symporter family transporter gives MNVRQGPGDSRGGEPSDPAGSTGAGTAEGGTAEDGTADPKGRKKDRTHWLYIAVIIAVVAGVVVGLVAPEVGKDLGVLGTMFVSLIKMMIAPVIFCTIVLGIGSVRKAATVGKVGGLAFAYFLIMSTVALAIGLVVGNLIQPGEGLNIDPVSGEGEKLAADAHESGGTMDFIQGIIPESMLSSLTGGSVLQALFIALLVGFAIQSMGRTGEPILTAIAYFQKLVFKVLTMVLWVAPIGAFGAIANVVGQTGWAAVQQLLTLMLAFYITCLVFVFGVLGVLLRTIAGVSIFRLVRYLAREYLLIFATSSSESALPRLIAKMEHLGVEKTTVGVVVPTGYSFNLDGTAIYLTMASIFIADAMGDPLSIGEQIGLLAFMIIASKGAAGVSGAGLATLAGGLQAHRPELLDGVGLIVGIDRFMSEARAVTNFSGNAVATLLVGSWTSTMDKQQIDEVLSGRLPFDETNMVDDELESAGAGAHEAGTQKVLTH, from the coding sequence ATGAACGTTCGACAGGGGCCCGGTGACAGCCGGGGCGGAGAACCCTCCGACCCGGCGGGGAGCACCGGCGCCGGGACCGCGGAGGGCGGGACTGCGGAGGACGGGACTGCGGACCCCAAGGGTCGCAAAAAGGATCGCACGCACTGGCTCTACATCGCGGTCATCATCGCGGTCGTCGCCGGCGTCGTCGTGGGTCTCGTCGCACCCGAGGTCGGCAAGGACCTCGGCGTCCTGGGCACGATGTTCGTCAGCCTGATCAAGATGATGATCGCACCGGTCATCTTCTGCACGATCGTGCTGGGTATCGGTTCGGTCCGCAAGGCCGCGACCGTCGGCAAGGTCGGCGGCCTGGCCTTCGCCTACTTCCTGATCATGTCGACCGTGGCGCTGGCCATCGGCCTGGTCGTCGGCAACCTCATCCAGCCCGGCGAGGGACTCAACATCGATCCGGTCTCGGGTGAGGGTGAGAAACTGGCGGCCGACGCCCACGAATCCGGCGGCACCATGGACTTCATCCAGGGCATCATCCCGGAGTCGATGCTGTCCTCACTGACCGGCGGGAGCGTCCTGCAGGCCCTGTTCATCGCGCTGCTGGTCGGTTTCGCGATCCAGAGCATGGGTCGTACGGGCGAACCGATCCTGACCGCCATCGCATACTTCCAGAAGCTCGTCTTCAAGGTCCTGACCATGGTGCTGTGGGTTGCCCCCATCGGCGCGTTCGGCGCCATCGCCAACGTCGTCGGACAGACCGGCTGGGCGGCGGTTCAGCAGCTGCTCACCCTGATGCTGGCGTTCTATATCACCTGCCTGGTCTTCGTCTTCGGCGTGCTCGGAGTGCTGCTGCGGACCATCGCCGGAGTGTCGATCTTCCGCCTCGTCCGCTACCTGGCCCGCGAGTACCTGCTGATCTTCGCGACATCGTCGTCGGAGTCGGCGCTGCCCCGCCTGATCGCGAAGATGGAGCACCTCGGTGTGGAGAAGACCACCGTCGGCGTCGTGGTCCCGACCGGCTACTCCTTCAACCTCGACGGCACCGCGATCTACCTGACCATGGCCTCGATCTTCATCGCCGACGCGATGGGCGACCCGCTGTCCATCGGTGAGCAGATCGGCCTGCTGGCCTTCATGATCATCGCCTCCAAGGGAGCGGCGGGCGTGAGCGGCGCCGGACTGGCCACCCTGGCCGGCGGACTCCAGGCGCATCGCCCCGAGTTGCTCGACGGCGTCGGACTCATCGTCGGCATCGACCGGTTCATGTCGGAGGCCCGTGCGGTCACCAACTTCTCCGGCAACGCGGTCGCCACCCTGCTGGTCGGCTCGTGGACCAGCACCATGGACAAGCAGCAGATCGACGAGGTTCTCTCCGGTCGCCTGCCGTTCGACGAGACCAACATGGTCGACGACGAGCTCGAGTCCGCAGGCGCCGGCGCTCACGAGGCCGGCACCCAGAAGGTGCTCACGCACTGA
- a CDS encoding sensor histidine kinase has product MRWYPRTLAGQVAALALVVVAVVVVAGSVLAAVDARVDADRAARDEVTAVAVSLAQSPSTVTALTSPDPSVVLQPVTERVRAATGVAFITVLAPDRTRYTHTDPELIGKPYIGSIDAALRGETVTETYTGTLGPSIRTIAPVFDEDGRVIGMVAAGITQRSLTSSWLTQLPLIGLTALAALLTAVVGLWLIRRRLVRQTGGLAPDELRLMYDHHDAVLRSVREGLIVLEDGRPALVNAEAHRLLGIDTETPPEELPVFLTEGQDPVDDMLYADRGRVLLVNRSPVSGRRRSSVVTIRDRTELSEAMGELDTMTRFAEALRSQAHDGANRLHTVIALVEMGRPDEAVRLATTEFELSQHLIDRMTQAVAEPTLVALLLGKTAQAAERGIQLSLTEGSQVSDAATRILTPGELITVVGNLIDNALDACDPADPWVEVTVTGDDHALDIVVADSGTGMDAGTFALATTRGYSTKAGGDEAGRGLGLALVAQVVARHRGSLTAEDTYGSVVSARVFAGAGTGTDAEEGGR; this is encoded by the coding sequence ATGCGGTGGTACCCGCGGACGCTCGCCGGTCAGGTGGCCGCGCTCGCACTCGTCGTCGTCGCGGTGGTCGTCGTCGCGGGCAGTGTGCTCGCCGCCGTCGATGCCCGCGTCGATGCCGACCGCGCCGCGCGCGACGAGGTCACCGCGGTCGCGGTGAGCCTGGCGCAGTCGCCCTCGACCGTCACCGCCCTCACCTCGCCCGATCCCAGCGTCGTCCTGCAGCCGGTCACCGAGAGGGTGCGCGCGGCCACGGGCGTCGCCTTCATCACCGTGCTCGCACCGGACCGGACGCGCTACACCCACACCGACCCGGAGTTGATCGGGAAGCCCTACATCGGCAGCATCGACGCGGCGCTGCGGGGTGAGACGGTCACCGAGACCTACACCGGCACCCTCGGCCCGTCGATCCGGACGATCGCGCCGGTGTTCGACGAGGACGGCCGCGTGATCGGAATGGTGGCGGCGGGGATCACGCAGCGCTCACTGACCTCGTCGTGGCTCACCCAGTTGCCGCTCATCGGTCTCACGGCGCTGGCCGCACTGCTCACCGCGGTGGTCGGGCTGTGGCTGATCCGGCGCAGGCTCGTCCGCCAGACCGGCGGGCTCGCCCCCGACGAGCTGCGGCTCATGTACGACCACCACGATGCGGTACTCCGGTCGGTGCGCGAGGGACTGATCGTCCTCGAGGACGGGCGGCCGGCGCTGGTCAACGCCGAGGCGCACCGCTTGCTCGGCATCGACACCGAGACGCCGCCCGAGGAGTTGCCCGTGTTCCTCACCGAGGGACAGGACCCGGTCGACGACATGCTCTACGCCGACCGCGGACGAGTGCTGCTGGTCAACCGGTCCCCGGTGTCCGGGAGGCGTCGCTCGTCGGTCGTCACCATTCGCGACCGGACCGAGCTCTCGGAGGCCATGGGTGAACTCGACACGATGACCAGGTTCGCCGAGGCGTTGCGATCGCAGGCGCACGACGGGGCCAACCGGCTGCACACCGTCATCGCGCTCGTCGAGATGGGACGGCCGGACGAGGCGGTCCGGTTGGCTACCACCGAATTCGAACTGTCCCAACACCTCATCGACCGGATGACCCAGGCGGTGGCCGAGCCGACCCTCGTGGCATTGCTGCTCGGCAAGACCGCCCAGGCCGCCGAACGGGGAATCCAGCTCTCCCTCACCGAGGGGTCGCAGGTGAGTGATGCCGCCACCCGGATTCTGACGCCGGGGGAGCTGATCACCGTCGTGGGCAACCTCATCGACAACGCGCTCGACGCCTGCGACCCGGCCGACCCGTGGGTCGAGGTGACCGTCACCGGCGACGACCACGCCCTCGACATCGTCGTCGCCGACAGCGGAACCGGGATGGACGCCGGCACATTCGCGCTCGCGACGACCCGCGGCTACTCGACCAAGGCGGGCGGTGACGAGGCCGGCCGGGGGTTGGGACTCGCCCTCGTCGCCCAGGTCGTGGCACGTCATCGCGGGTCCCTGACCGCCGAGGACACCTACGGCTCGGTCGTCTCGGCCCGAGTCTTCGCCGGCGCCGGCACCGGCACGGATGCCGAGGAGGGCGGGCGATGA
- a CDS encoding response regulator, with amino-acid sequence MIRVLIVEDEPVIAEAHRDYLARIGGFEIVRAVSTAQEALRAATADPVDLVLLDLGLPDARGVDLASALSGVRPAPDVIAITAQRDLATVRSAMSRGVLLYLLKPFTFAAFREKIEQYLRYREALTGDTDAVSQRDVDRALAELRTSDARRSAKKGAAPNTEDAVSRAVRDSADGLTASEVARALGTSRVTAWRYLERLADDHVVDRDTEYGSAGRPQVRYRWRRR; translated from the coding sequence ATGATCCGCGTGCTGATCGTGGAGGACGAACCGGTGATCGCCGAGGCCCACCGCGACTACCTCGCCCGCATCGGCGGGTTCGAGATCGTGCGGGCGGTGTCCACGGCGCAGGAAGCGCTGCGGGCGGCCACCGCCGATCCGGTGGATCTCGTGCTCCTCGACCTCGGGCTGCCCGACGCGCGCGGCGTCGACCTGGCGTCGGCGCTGTCCGGTGTCCGTCCCGCCCCGGACGTCATCGCCATCACCGCCCAGCGCGACCTGGCGACCGTCCGCAGTGCGATGTCCCGGGGAGTGTTGCTGTACCTGCTGAAACCGTTCACCTTCGCCGCGTTCCGCGAGAAGATCGAGCAGTACCTGCGCTATCGGGAAGCACTCACCGGCGACACCGACGCGGTCAGTCAGCGCGACGTGGACCGGGCGCTGGCCGAGCTGCGGACGAGTGACGCCCGCCGGTCGGCCAAGAAGGGTGCCGCCCCGAACACCGAAGACGCGGTGAGCCGGGCGGTACGCGACAGCGCCGACGGGCTCACCGCGTCGGAGGTGGCCCGTGCGCTCGGTACGTCCCGGGTCACGGCATGGCGTTATCTGGAACGGCTCGCCGACGACCACGTCGTCGACCGCGACACCGAGTACGGCTCGGCGGGCCGCCCGCAGGTGCGGTATCGGTGGCGGCGGCGCTGA